One Vitis vinifera cultivar Pinot Noir 40024 chromosome 8, ASM3070453v1 genomic window carries:
- the LOC100265336 gene encoding short-chain dehydrogenase reductase 2a has protein sequence MPVPIMPEKSFQGLHVLGRENSSYPFYNRLEGKIAVVTGGARGIGEATVRLFARHGAKVVIADVEDTLGAALASSLAPSVTFVHCDVSLEEDIENVINSTVSRYGRLDILFNNAGVLGNQSKHKSIIDFDIDEFDQVMRVNVRGMALGIKHAARVMVPRGMGCIISTASVAGVMGGLGPHAYTASKHAIVGLTKNTACELGRYGIRVNCISPFGVATSMLVNAWRSSDEEEEDCMNFGIPCEREVEKMEEFVSGLANLKGHILRAKDIAEAALYLASDESKYVSGHNLVVDGGITTSRNCVGL, from the exons ATGCCTGTTCCTATAATGCCTGAGAAATCCTTTCAAGGACTTCATGTTTTGGGAAGAGAAAATAGTTCATATCCCTTCTATAATAG ATTGGAGGGGAAAATTGCAGTTGTCACCGGTGGCGCTAGAGGGATTGGAGAGGCGACGGTGAGACTCTTTGCAAGACACGGTGCCAAGGTGGTCATAGCTGATGTTGAAGACACACTCGGAGCTGCACTTGCTAGCTCATTAGCTCCCTCAGTTACCTTTGTTCACTGTGATGTTAGCTTGGAAGAGGATATTGAGAACGTAATCAATTCTACGGTGTCCCGGTACGGACGCCTCGATATCCTTTTCAACAATGCTGGGGTGCTGGGAAATCAATCAAAGCACAAGAGCATAATTGACTTTGATATAGATGAATTCGATCAGGTGATGCGTGTGAATGTAAGAGGGATGGCTCTAGGAATCAAGCACGCGGCGAGAGTCATGGTCCCAAGAGGAATGGGATGTATAATCTCCACGGCTAGTGTAGCAGGAGTGATGGGAGGGCTTGGTCCTCATGCTTACACAGCTTCAAAGCATGCAATTGTGGGGCTGACGAAGAACACTGCCTGCGAGCTTGGGCGGTATGGGATTAGAGTAAACTGCATTTCTCCATTTGGGGTGGCTACTTCCATGCTTGTGAATGCATGGAGGAGCAGtgatgaagaagaggaggattGCATGAATTTTGGGATACCATGTGAGAGAGAAGTGGAGAAGATGGAGGAGTTTGTGAGTGGGCTGGCCAACTTGAAAGGCCATATACTCAGGGCTAAAGATATAGCCGAGGCTGCTCTTTATCTTGCTAGTGATGAGTCCAAATATGTAAGTGGACATAACCTTGTAGTAGATGGTGGGATTACCACTTCGAGAAATTGTGTTGGCTTGTAG